The genomic DNA CGGGACGTTCAGCGGCGCGAGCGACTCGGGGTGCGTGTAGGTCACGCACAGCGGCGGGTCCCAGGGGGCGCCGTAGCAGCAGCCCGCGGCGAAGCAGCCGACGCGCCCGATCGCCTGGCCGATCGCGATGCCCGGCGCGAAGAGGTCCGCGACCTCCCAGGCGGGGAGCCCGGCGCGGCGCACGGTGAGGTAGCAGAGCGGCACCGCGAGCAGCAGCCCGCCGTGGAAGACGAGGCCGCCCTCCCAGATCGCCAGCGCGCGCAGCGGATGCGCGGCGTACTCGCGCAGGTTGAAGAGCACGTAGAGCAGGCGTGAGCCGACGATCGCCGCCAGCACCGCGACGAAGGCCACGTCGAGGACCGGTTCCGCCGGCAGCCCGGCGCGGCGCGCGCCGCGCAGCACGATGGCGAGCGCCGCCAGGAATCCGAGCGCGACGAGGACGCCGTAGGTGTGCAGCGTGAAGGGGCCCAGCTCGTGGCCGAGGAGCGTGAAGGGGCCGAGGCGCAGCAGGACCGGGAACACGCGCTTCAGCCCTCGGGCGGGGCGTTTGCGGGCGGTGCGTCCGCCGGGGCGCCGCCGGAGGCGACGCCGCCGTGGCCGTGCTGGAACGAGTGCAGGAGCAGCAGCACGGCCCCCGAGGTGATGGCCGCGTCGGCGACGTTGAAGGTGTACCAGTGGTACGACCCCCAGTACCAGTCGATGAAGTCCACGACGCTGCCGAAGCGCAGGCGGTCGACGAGGTTGCCCACCGCCCCGCCCGCGACGAGCGAGAGCGCGACGAGCGCCAGGCGGCTCTCGCGCCCCCACTGGCGCAGCAGCGCCACCAGCAGCGCCAGCGCCGCCAGCGTCACGGCGGTGAAGAGCAGCCTGCGCCCCGCGGTCGGCGTCCCCGAGAACAGGCCGAACACGCCGCCGGTGTTGCGGCTGAACGTCAGGTCGAAGCAGCCCGGGACGACGGTCATGGGCGGGGCGCCCGGCATCGCGTGCAGGACCCAGGCCTTCGTCACCTGGTCGAGCAGCAGGACGCCGCCGGCGATCGCCGACGCGGCGGCCCAGGGGAACCGCTCCGTCCGCATGCGAAGACCCCGACCCGGCCCGCGGCCGCCCTAGGCGAGGTGCCGGCCGAGGAGCAGGTCGAGCCGCCGGCGCGTCTCGTCGCCGATGGCGGCGCGGTCGGTGATGATGGCGTGCGCCAGGGCGTTGCAGCAGGCGCAGGCACGTTGCGCCGGGATCATCGTCGCGGCGCGGCGGATGATCTCCTGCGCGAGCTTGACGTTCTGGTTGATGATCTTCAGGATCTGCTCGACCGAGACCTCCTCGGTCTCGTGCCAGCAGTCGTAGTCGGTGGCCAACGCGAGCGTGGCGAAGCACAGCTCGGCCTCGCGGGCGAGGCGCGCCTCCGGCAGGTTGGTCATGCCGATGACGTCCACGTCCCACGAGCGGTAGAGCTGCGACTCCGCCAGCGTCGAGAACTGCGGTCCCTCGATGCAGACGTAGGTCCCGCCTTTGTGCATGGTCGCGCCCGCCTTCCTGCCCGCGTGGTGCAAGATCTCCACGAGGTCCGCGCAGACCGGCTTGTCGAAGGGGATGTGGCAGACGACGCCGCCGCCGAAGAACGTGCGCGGCCGCCCCTTCGTCATGTCGATGAACTGGTCCGGCAGGCAGATGTGCCCGGGCGCGATCTCCTCGCGCATGCTCCCCACCGCGGAGACCGAGATGAGGTGCGTCACGCCGAGCTGGCGCATCGCGTGGATGTTGGCCAGATAGGGGACCTCGGAGGGCAGGAGGCGGTGGCCGCGGCCGTGCCGCGGCAGAAAGGCCACGCGCCGCCCCTCGAGCGTGCCGACGACCACCTCGTCGGAGGGGGCCCCGAAGGGGGTGTCGACCGCCACGCTGACCACGTCGTCCAGATCGGGCATGCGGTAGAGCCCGCTGCCGCCGATGACGCCGATGCTCGCTCGCTCCATGCGTTCACGCTCCTCGTCCGTGTCGAGAAAAATCATTTTAGCATCCGCAGATAGCGCTCACAAGCACCTTGACCGTCCGCGGCGGTTGATCGTATGATCGTCCCCCGTGAATGCCCAGGGGGGGGAGCCTCGGCCGTCGGGGCTTGCGTCGCCGCAGCCGGGCGGCGCGACGGCGGCCGCGGGGGACCTGCCCGGCTACGCCGAGTGCCACTACTGCAGGGTCACGAAGAAGAGGCGCGCGTGGCGCTGTCGCCGCTGCGTCGGCCGGCTTGACCTGCGGGACCGCCTGATCCGGGCCGCGGAGGAGCCGCCGCGCCGGCGCGCCGGCCTCGGCCTCTCCCTCGTCCTGCCGGGCGCGGGCCACCTCTGGGCCGCCCGCCCCGGGGCGGGCCTGCTCTATCTCGTGATCCTCGCGGTCGCCCTCGGCTACTACCTCACCCTCCAGGTCGACATGAACGTCGGCCGCTGGATGACCGCCGGCGCGCTGGTCGCGGTCTGGGTCTTCGCCGCCCTCGACGCGGCGCGCGGGCAGGTCGAGGTCCGGCCGCCGTGCCAGGAGGCGTGCCCCGCCCACCTCGCGTGCCTGCAGTACGTGCAGCACGTGCGCGAGGGGCGGCCGCTCGCGTCGCTCGAGCAGATCCTTCAGCTCTGCCCGCTGCCCGCCAGCATCGGGCGCGTGTGCCACCACCCCTGCGAGAAGGAGTGCCGCCGCGGCCGCGAGGGCGAGCCGATCGCGATCTGCGGGCTCAAGCGCTTCGTCGCCGACGGCTGGCACGGCGAGGCGCGCGAGTTCTACCGCGCCGCCGCGCCGCCGTCGCCGGTGTTCCCGGAGCGGGTGGCGGTGGTCGGCGCCGGACCCTCGGGGCTGGCGGCGGCGCTCTCGCTGCGGATCATGGGCTTTCCGGTCACGCTCATCGAGGCCGAGGCGGAGGCCGGCGGCATGCCGGGCGCCGCGATCCCCGACTACCGGCTGCCGCAGGAGGTCTACCGGCGCGAGGTGCGCTCGATCATCGACACGGGGATCGAGATGCGCTTCGGCCGGCGGCTCGGCAGGGACTTCCAGCTCGCTGACCTGCAGGCGGAGGGCTTTGCCGGCGCCTACCTCGCCCTCG from bacterium includes the following:
- the lgt gene encoding prolipoprotein diacylglyceryl transferase, coding for MFPVLLRLGPFTLLGHELGPFTLHTYGVLVALGFLAALAIVLRGARRAGLPAEPVLDVAFVAVLAAIVGSRLLYVLFNLREYAAHPLRALAIWEGGLVFHGGLLLAVPLCYLTVRRAGLPAWEVADLFAPGIAIGQAIGRVGCFAAGCCYGAPWDPPLCVTYTHPESLAPLNVPLFPSQLFATAAGVVVFAALVAYRPRRRAPGQVFWLYLILAALARMVEDAFRGAQAKLAVLPWLSATQAISLALAVVALALFVSFGRRGARLTLPR
- the lspA gene encoding signal peptidase II, with protein sequence MRTERFPWAAASAIAGGVLLLDQVTKAWVLHAMPGAPPMTVVPGCFDLTFSRNTGGVFGLFSGTPTAGRRLLFTAVTLAALALLVALLRQWGRESRLALVALSLVAGGAVGNLVDRLRFGSVVDFIDWYWGSYHWYTFNVADAAITSGAVLLLLHSFQHGHGGVASGGAPADAPPANAPPEG
- the mtnP gene encoding S-methyl-5'-thioadenosine phosphorylase, with translation MERASIGVIGGSGLYRMPDLDDVVSVAVDTPFGAPSDEVVVGTLEGRRVAFLPRHGRGHRLLPSEVPYLANIHAMRQLGVTHLISVSAVGSMREEIAPGHICLPDQFIDMTKGRPRTFFGGGVVCHIPFDKPVCADLVEILHHAGRKAGATMHKGGTYVCIEGPQFSTLAESQLYRSWDVDVIGMTNLPEARLAREAELCFATLALATDYDCWHETEEVSVEQILKIINQNVKLAQEIIRRAATMIPAQRACACCNALAHAIITDRAAIGDETRRRLDLLLGRHLA
- a CDS encoding FAD-dependent oxidoreductase; the encoded protein is MNAQGGEPRPSGLASPQPGGATAAAGDLPGYAECHYCRVTKKRRAWRCRRCVGRLDLRDRLIRAAEEPPRRRAGLGLSLVLPGAGHLWAARPGAGLLYLVILAVALGYYLTLQVDMNVGRWMTAGALVAVWVFAALDAARGQVEVRPPCQEACPAHLACLQYVQHVREGRPLASLEQILQLCPLPASIGRVCHHPCEKECRRGREGEPIAICGLKRFVADGWHGEAREFYRAAAPPSPVFPERVAVVGAGPSGLAAALSLRIMGFPVTLIEAEAEAGGMPGAAIPDYRLPQEVYRREVRSIIDTGIEMRFGRRLGRDFQLADLQAEGFAGAYLALGCQRTVRLPHCGTAEQGFHDGLELLVRAKRGEAERLAGEVLVIGGGNVAMDVAKTALRLGASAVRVIFLETRETMPAHSWECDEALAEGVMLVPAAATVSFEMRDGRVASALCRRVQRIELDEKKRIRPVLWEGTDFTLPAQTVLTAVGSGADYSVLPAPPPRTPAWKGAYVGRLPAAAGCTIPVFYGGDYLTGPASVIQAIAAGYQAAEGLYRALGKVQRFRGPYWNLARRVRFTGYLDNPKLRLRTQPAVREPAERCTSFCEVCAVYPEQDAVTEASRCLRCRWTIHKPPKAPRTPTLRVPTFKT